A single window of Fodinicurvata sp. EGI_FJ10296 DNA harbors:
- a CDS encoding HAD family hydrolase, whose translation MTAKDQGVANKGISAGDADLTVPWVAIFDCDGTLMDTAGPMGPVPFPPIPAMLTRLRHAGWLCAICTGRSRASVSHLIRRHGLVPEIVAVRTPDDGPSKPHPDSVLDVLHQIGGAIGQAVMIGDGPADMLAARNAGIPFIHAAWDVTEPGPAEPLAAVAVVRSIADLDRHLEALRSQAIARESA comes from the coding sequence ATGACCGCGAAGGACCAGGGCGTTGCCAACAAAGGGATCTCTGCCGGAGATGCCGACCTGACCGTCCCCTGGGTGGCCATCTTTGATTGCGACGGCACATTGATGGACACGGCCGGTCCGATGGGGCCGGTCCCATTCCCGCCGATACCCGCAATGCTCACCCGCCTTCGGCATGCCGGTTGGCTGTGCGCAATTTGTACTGGCCGGTCCCGCGCCAGCGTCAGTCACCTGATCCGCCGACATGGCCTGGTGCCCGAAATTGTCGCCGTACGGACGCCCGATGATGGCCCGTCGAAGCCGCACCCGGATTCCGTTCTGGACGTGCTTCATCAGATCGGCGGAGCGATTGGTCAAGCGGTCATGATTGGCGATGGCCCTGCCGACATGCTGGCCGCCAGGAATGCCGGCATACCGTTTATTCACGCCGCATGGGATGTCACTGAGCCCGGTCCGGCCGAGCCGCTCGCCGCCGTGGCCGTGGTCAGATCCATCGCCGATCTCGACCGGCATCTGGAAGCCCTCCGTAGTCAGGCGATCGCCAGGGAAAGCGCATGA